Genomic DNA from Puntigrus tetrazona isolate hp1 chromosome 6, ASM1883169v1, whole genome shotgun sequence:
TTACAGGCAGGAGAAATGCAGCCATCAAAGCCTTTGAGTGAGTAAAACCAGCCTCGGCTTTACTGGGTGCTGTTACGATGGCCTGTCGTGTGAGGTGTGTTTGATGGCCTTCATCTGTCAACCTACAGGCTGTACGTCAAAGAGAAACAGCTGGCGGGGAAAGTGACGCCTGCGTGGGTCCGAAAGAAGTGGGAGAACCTGAAACAGAAGTATAAGGTGATGCATCTCTTTAATCTTTacttagtatttattatttattatcttgcTTGCAAAGACATCcgatacagtataaatattaattcattactttgcttaattattataatttttttatctggaactgtttctgcagattttttgtttactgttattaatattttttttttttagaactataAAGTCAAAGTTGCTAACtgctatacataaaaaaacacagacataaattaatctaaaaattaaattaataaaaaatatttttagtgtaatatttaattattcatagtttatgtttattataatactttataatttgatttattttaaatgtttatttacttaaaaaaatttttctgATGCTgcaaatttcttaaaaaaaaaaagttgttttaaaaccGTATGAAACGCTTGAATATAAAGAGTACATTTCTAAGGACATAGTAGACGATTTAAATGAGGTTTTAGggctaaatattgtttttaattcacagCCATTTTGATCATTTACTGCAGGACCTCAAAAGCCTCAGCATGGTCGGGGGAGACGCGTCAGTTGCAACCTGGAAGTGGTTTGCGATCATGGATGGAGCACTGAGTGGCGAGACCCCTCTCAACCGTTTCATCACGCCCGTCCAAGTGTCCTCATCTGCTCAGGACGCTCCTCCCATCAAGCAGAGAAAGGATGAGGACTGGTCGACAGCCCTGTGGGAGATGGAAAGGAGACAGGAGGAACGAGAGAGGCAAGCTTCAGAGAGAGAGGACGAGAGAGACAGACGAGCTGCAGCAAGAGAAGAAGAGCGAGACAGACGGGCTGCGGAGAGAGaagaagtgagagagagacaggcgcTGGAGAGGGAAAGAGAACTCTTTGCCAGACAGGAACGTTGGGAGAAGGAGATGATGGCTAGAGAAGAAAGGCAGGAAAGGGactacagagaaagagaggagaggagagaaagagaagctgCCGCTAGAGAAGAAAGGCTTTTTAAGCTTCTTGAGTCATTTATGGCCAATAAGTAAAACTGTGACCGATACATTCCAAGAATTGCTTATTTTCTACAAATAAACTCTTTTGCATTGCCATCATGTGTCtagttcttttaaataaataaaaatagctgtatCATTCAAATTAGAAtgtattaaatcaaacaaattaaaataataatcaagattaaataataattaagttattatgaaataaaacataacaaaaagcCCAAACATGACGggattaaattatttattattgaacaaaTTCAACAGACACCAACACATCAGACGAAAAtgagtatacacacacagaaaaaacagATACCTGCTGAGCTTTTACATTCTCAGTACAAGGGTGAGAGACATTCTATTAATAATACTCTAGTGACTACTTTAACACAGAATGTTATGTagaagaaatctgaaaaaaaaaaaaagtttacagtgTATTTTAGAGTCAGTTTAAGCATCAGTTGAATTACGCCCAACACCCAACATAATCAGGAAAAGAGCTGGGAagatgctatttaaatatatatttatatattttcttattttgttccTTCTGAAATTTGGCAGGTGCTTTGAATTAGCCTTTGCAAACAAATATATGGCAAAAATTCGCACCAATATGATACAAGCGTCTttgtatttctgaaaataaagcatttatagtatttattctaAATATCCATTTTCATATAATCctctaaataaatactttaatagatgacaaatatttagaatacatctatataatgtttttattgttttttagaATTTTCACACAATGCTAATATTTGATTTCAAATCACGTCATTTATATCATTAAAGACTGAAGGGTACATTAACGTTGATTGGCTTTATTGGTGTGTAGGATTACGCACAGTGCTTCATAAACATGTCTATTAATTGCAAAGGATGTCCCGTGATAGCTTAATATGCTTTAACTCGAGCCGAGCTTCCAAAAACcaacgggaaaaaaaaattcaagtttaAGCCATTCGAGAAATCCGATCCCAGGATTCTTTTTCCACGTCCTGTTAAACTAGCGCGGCCTCCTGAAGCTGGACGTTCTCACACATGAGACTCGTCCAGATCCAGGTCTACGGGGACaggggagaggagagagagcggGGTGAGAGCAGCGAGGTCAGGAGTGGGTTCTCCGTGCCGCGCTCCTCTCCTACGCTAGGGGAGGTGTCCGTGTTCTGCAGAAGCCCAGTGGTCTCTTCGTCCTCGGGACTTTCTCTGATCTGGGTCGGGGTCAGTCGGGACGGTGTGCTCAGGATGGGGAGGGGAGGAGGAAGAGGGGAGCAGGCTCTAGAAGTGGAGCTTGAGGCAGCAGAGGGGGTTGGAGAAAGACTGCTCCTTACACTCCCCTGATCTTTCCTGTCTTTATTCTCATACTAAGGGGAGCAAATGAAGCAAGTGTTATATAAGCAGTCACACTCAGAGGTACAAATGGCTACATTCACCTTTAAAGACATGATGTCTCCTCTCAGCACTCACACACGGCGCCCAGACATACATTATAAAGAAGCTCAGATCCAGCTAACAGGGACATTCTCAGAAGTTCTCTCAAAGTTATATGGTCTTAATAAACTTCTTTAACTGTTAGCACAAAAACATGAGCTATACGTGGAATCTTTGTGTGAACCAAGTTTGTCTAATATGTCAGTACTTATTTCagactgttttaaatgtaacattcccATATTGTTTTGCCAAATTATCAAAGTTGTTCGCTTGAagagttactccaccccaaaatggaaattttgtcattaattgtGTTTTTCGAAATCTTtgaaagctttgttcgtctttggaAGACAATTTAAGctattttagctaaaaaaaccaggaggcttgtgactgtcccattgacttaattaagtaatgaacactgtcaagacccagaaaagtatgaaagacttCATCGAATTAGTCCATGTGCCATCTGTGGGCcaatctgtattttataaagCATCAAGAATACTTtctgtatgcaaagaaaataaaaataatgacatttatcGTACAATTTGTCTCCTCTGCGTCAATGTAGAGTCAGTTTGGAGAGTATCTGCTGGATGCAAACACAAGGATAAGCtttctgtgtgtatttgatttgaatgaaaacagcagATTTCTTCTGGCACTGGTGACACAGAACAGAGTACACTATTTGCTCTATTTATCTCCAAAATGTCACTACATTGACACAGAGAGATCCAGCGGAGACAAACTGTAgaataaatgttgtcatttttattttattttcatacaaaaagtattcttgtagcttcataatgtTGTGGAATCACTGATGGCACGTGgactattctgatgatgtctttcatacttttctggaccctgacatttacttggcagtcaaagggacagtcacaagcctcctggaattcttttgaaatttcttaaattgtgttcccgAAGACGAAGAAtcaacatgggggtaagtgattaaatgGAGTAACCCTTTATCGATTACATAGAAAGAAATATAAGCTGCATATAAACTTAAGCATGTGTTTAAGCAACAACTCTGCAAGCTTTCATTCAAACCAAGTGCTCTTACGACTGACACTGGGTAAAATCAGACCTGTGGCCAAGCTGGTTTGTGCTGGGCCGTTTTGATGCTAGGTGATGAGGACTCTGATGGAGCATGGCTCAGCCTCCCGACCTCTGTGACCCCTGGTAAGCCACCGCTGTGGCTGGGAGTGG
This window encodes:
- the si:ch73-193c12.2 gene encoding vicilin-like seed storage protein At2g18540 isoform X2; the protein is MLVRQWTDANTTDLIVWRVSNDSLFTGRRNAAIKAFELYVKEKQLAGKVTPAWVRKKWENLKQKYKDLKSLSMVGGDASVATWKWFAIMDGALSGETPLNRFITPVQVSSSAQDAPPIKQRKDEDWSTALWEMERRQEERERQASEREDERDRRAAAREEERDRRAAEREEVRERQALERERELFARQERWEKEMMAREERQERDYREREERREREAAAREERLFKLLESFMANK
- the si:ch73-193c12.2 gene encoding vicilin-like seed storage protein At2g18540 isoform X1 — its product is MESFKWTDANTTDLIVWRVSNDSLFTGRRNAAIKAFELYVKEKQLAGKVTPAWVRKKWENLKQKYKDLKSLSMVGGDASVATWKWFAIMDGALSGETPLNRFITPVQVSSSAQDAPPIKQRKDEDWSTALWEMERRQEERERQASEREDERDRRAAAREEERDRRAAEREEVRERQALERERELFARQERWEKEMMAREERQERDYREREERREREAAAREERLFKLLESFMANK